In Haemorhous mexicanus isolate bHaeMex1 chromosome 21, bHaeMex1.pri, whole genome shotgun sequence, the following proteins share a genomic window:
- the SPACA9 gene encoding sperm acrosome-associated protein 9, whose amino-acid sequence MNEVVETLRKIEEKYKLFQQQQFTFIRALERTREEAHDMIRPVSSIVQVQCYKDHHCYNSTDRRILNMFISICNELRCLCQKMETVHAGDSVTKGLLEKCKVLLNDSNDLTALRATYPHGVVNHLSLEEARHRYGGVVSVLPIVLDSMREWVTHSKLKVLYIVSPGCARCKKETPTSPAAPAALTSNNNENTVKLQEKDFKKFLAANQRPQKKKAPWRPPGKHPY is encoded by the exons ATGAATGAGGTGGTGGAGACCCTGAGGAAGATCGAGGAGAAGTACAagctcttccagcagcagcagttcacCTTCATCAGAGCCCTGGAGCGCACCCGGGAGGAAGCCCATGATATGATCAGACCCGTGTCATCCATTGTCCAG GTGCAGTGCTACAAGGACCACCACTGCTACAACTCCACGGACAGGCGCATCCTCAACATGTTCATCTCCATCTGCAACGAGCTGCGCTGCCTCTGCCAGAAGATGGAGACGGTGCACGCTGGGGACAGCGTCACCAAAGGCCTTTTGGAGAAGTGCAAAGTGCTCCTGAACGACAGCAACGACCTCACTGCCCTTCGAGCCAC GTACCCCCACGGGGTTGTGAACCACCTGAGCCTGGAGGAAGCGAGGCACCGCTATGGAGGGGTGGTGAGCGTGCTGCCCATCGTGCTGGACAGCATGAGGGAATGGGTCACACACTCCAAGCTGAAGGTCCTCTATATTGTGAGTCCTGGATGTGCCAGGTGCAAGAAGGAGACACccacttccccagcagcacctgcagctctgacctccaataataatgaaaatactgtaaaattGCAGGAAAAAGATTTCAAGAAATTCCTGGC